DNA from Triticum aestivum cultivar Chinese Spring chromosome 7D, IWGSC CS RefSeq v2.1, whole genome shotgun sequence:
TTCAGTCTTGGAGGTTAATGCTTCTTATCTATGCAGGTGAGCAGGCCGGAGGATTGGAATCAGGAGCCCACTCCGCGCAAGTTCTTTGTCCTCTTCTTTGGCACCAAAGAGATGTAAGACCATCCTCATGCTCATTAGTTACTAGCTCCTTTTGTCGCCATGTTTAACGGTATTCTAACTGCCAATTCTACCGTGGATGATTTATCGGATAAGAGATTTAAGACCGTCCTCGTGCTCATTAGTTACTAGCTCCTTTTGTCGCCATGTTTAATGGTATTCTAACTGCCAATTCTACCGTGGATGATTTATTGTATAACAGATGTAAGGCCGTCCTCGTGCTTGTTAGTTACTAGCTCCTTTTGTCGCCATGTTTAACGGTATTCTAACTGCCAATTCTAGAGCGGATGATTTATCGGATACATGAATGCCACACGTCGCCATGCTCTTGATGAATGCGCCACTTCATACTTGCCTTTTTGTGTTTGTATTCTTTACATTTATCGCACAGCCGAGATCATGTGCAGGAGACACTAAAACTCTTTTGTAGTTATTCATACCCAAAATTCCTAAGTTCATCCATTAAGGTATGCCATGTGTGGGTAAGTAGTTGCGTATTTTTTGCTATGGTAACATTACTACTCTGTCTCCTATAGTGGCAACACATTTCTTATTGTTGGCAAGATGGATTTTACACGTGTGCTAGGGAAAAAATAGGACAGAGCGATCATTTGATTCTGATTTAAATAAATGCTTGTACAGCAGAGTTTGCAGTTTTTAATTCTGCCTATTTTATTTTACCTGAGCTTTACTTAATCTGACTTTCGGCTTGGGTGGGTAGATTACTATATACTAGATGATGCCCCTCGCGTTGCTGCGGGAACCTTGCTAAAAGAAATGCATAAATAGTCGCTGCAAAATCATCTATTTTATTTTACCTGAGCTTTACTTAATCTGATTTTTGGCTTGGGTGGGTAGATTGCTATATACTATATGATGCCCCGCACGTTGCTGCGGGAACCTTGCTAAAAGAAATGCATAAATAGTCGCTGCAAAATCATCTAAAACTAATGGAAGCAAATTAAGCTTAAAAACAATAAAAATACGAAGcagataaaaaataaaaataaattacagTTAAAAGAATGTCGTTTTTAACAAAATGGGAAGGGTGAACTACATAGGTATGCTGCAATTTCCCAAAACATATATTGTCAACATAAAATCTAATGCAAAAAATTAACTTATTATGACTAACATGCATGAGTTGATCTGATAGCGCTGCATGTATAGAGTAATGCAAAAAACTGtaatttatgacttgcatgcatgactaGCTTATGTGGCATGGTTGCATATCTTGACAAAATAGGTAGTGGGttgtagctatttaggaatagtatagaagatgacttgcatgcatgacttGTTTATGTGGCATGGTTGCCTGGCTGGAAAAAATAGGTAGTGGGTTGTacctatttaggaatagaagatatCTATACTAAAAAATCCCTTTGGTGTAAAAGTTTAAGTCTTGTGATTATTGTCCTCCACCAATGATCTAAGGTTACACATTGCTGTGCAAGGTCAGTCTAGGAGGTACAGTTCTTCATAGACTGAGTCTGAAAGATGAAAGCAGCACTTTCACTTTTAGTTGATTTATTATGAAATTCTCACTCTTTATTTCTAGTTTTCAATTATTCGTAAATACTCTTACCCTCTCCTACGGCCTTTCATTTACTTCCAAATAGTAAGAATGAGAGTGTTATTAATTCTATTGTAACTTGAGCCTGTGCAGCAAACTGACCTACATATTGTTGAGTATGTTATTCTCAATAAATTGTGGTAGGTAATGATCTTTAGACCTCTTTAAATTACTTTGGTGCTAATAGAGCAACTAAATTACTCCACTTGATTGATTAAGTCGGTTGCTTTAGCTTATAAGGTACTCTCTACGCGGAGCATTTCTTTAATTGCTTTAAAACCGTGTCACCATTTTGTCTAGATACAATATTGATTTGTTACCCTTGCTGTCTTCCATGCCTGTGTTTTCTTTGCTATTTTGAGCTTATCGTGACAACTCTTTAAAGGCTAAAGTAAAAGAATTACTTGATTACTAATGAATGGATATCTCCGACAGTGCTTTTGTAGGTTTGCAAGATCTCCAGCTATTTACAGAAGAGGTGAAGAATGACTTGGTAAATCAAGCTCGAGAGAAAAGATTTCCGAAAAGACATGCGAAAGGTCTTGAAGAAGCCTTGGTGGAGATATGCAAGGCCTATGACGAGCTGCCAAAATCATCTGAAATTGCCAATGATGTGTTGCCTGATCGAACTCTTGATATGAGTGAGAAACCTACAGAATCCCTTGTAAAGCCACCTGATGATGGTGAGACTCCAAGAGTGGAACAAATGGAAGTTGATTGTTCTGTGGACAACTTGAATACTTTAAGGCACGGTTCAGGAACCGAGGAGAATGTGAAAGATGCTGGTCATGACAGAAAGGATATTGTTCCAGCAGTTATTAATAGGAAAAAACCTGTAGAAAAGGATTCTGACCATCCCAAGAAAAAGAAGCCTGTCACATCGAAGTCAGCTACCAACATGCACCTTGAACAAATGGAAGTTGATAGTTCTGTGGACAACTTGAATAATTTAAGGCACGGTTCAGGAACTGAGGAGAACGTGAAAGATGGTGGTCATGACAGAAAGGATACTTTTCCAACAGTTACTAATAGGAAAAAATCTGTAGAAAAGAATTCTGACCATCCCAAGAAAAATAAGCCTGTCACATCGAAGTCAGCTATCAACATGCACCTTGAACAAGCACGCTCACCAACCTCTCTGTTCTCAGGAAGAGAGACTGAAGACCAGAAAGTTGGGAAAGAGGGCCATCCGACTGAAGGTATGCTTTTGGACCCTACTGTAGAGATAGTTTGTGCCCTTGAAGTGCCAAAGAAAGAAAAACCCAAGATGCAGTTGAAGACTGCTGACAGGGAGGAAAACAAGCATGTCGATGGCACTGGTATTTCTGGGAGGACTACTCCTGAGGCTCTACCTGGTACTGTACCAACCAATAGTGCTGACAAAGAGAGCGGAGGATTTAAAAAGCTGAAACCGATGAAACAATCACTTATGGACAAATCACAGAGAAGGTGCCCTGACAAAGTAATGCTTGACAAGCCTAACAAGCAGTTGACTGTAAAATCACCTGTTGTCTTGTCTTCCAATAAGAAATCTCTACCTGGTAGTGGTCAGCGCAAGCCGGAGGGTAGCACTGATATGCGTCCGGCAAAGAGGCCAAAACTAGTAGACAGAGCCAATGAAACAGTTAAGACAGGGGCAAAGAGTGAACTTAGGTTACCTGCTGATAATGGAAAGGACAATTCTGTGAAAAATGAGAAATCCACTTCCGTGGGAGCCAGAAACAACACATTTCCCGAGACTGTAACCGCTGATGGTAGGACACGGAAATCAGGTGTAGTTGTATCACCCCTACCAAGGCCGCATTCTGAGCGAATGGAACAGGCACCTGGTTCTGCAACCAAGTTAACTGGTTTTGATACTGCTAAGAAGGGCTCCAGCACGAGGGAGGATGGCTCACGTGTTGGTAGACCATTGGCACAACCCAGGAGAAGAGCATGTCGTttcgatgatgatgaggaggaagaacaACGTACCCCACCTCATAAAACTGTGGCCAAATCAATCTCCACTCATGTAACCCCAACAGACAAGACCCATCAGACAGGTATTCGGGGGATTCCTTCATCACAAGTTGGAAATGTTTCTGCAAAAAAATCTGGTTTGGCAAGAGAAGAGAAACCCAGAAGTGTTGGGAGGTCACCTGTGAAGCATGAGCCAATTTATTCACCAAGTCAAGGTAAAGTGCACGCTAGACCACAAATGACTGGGCGAAAATCGGCCACTATCTCAGTTGACACTTCTTCTGCTTTGGGTAACAAGATTAACCCGGCAGATCGCAAATCCAACGACCAATTAAAAAATCCAGGATCATCTGAAGTGAAGAAACCGCAAGGTAGTTCTTCTAAAGTAGTGCAGCAGACATCTGGGAACTCCCACTCTCAAAGCCATGCTACCTTAGAAAAGAATGTACTTCTGTCTAAATCAGAAAATGCCAAGGTTAAAGCTAAGCCCAGCACACAGATAGCTATGACTGCCGAGAATAGGTTAAGTGCCACTTTGTCAGATGAACGAAGCGGGAAGCTGGATCACTCTAAAGAGGACAGGTATACTGCTTTGAATTTGCTAAGTTTCTTTCTTATGTTTTTTTGTCTACGTTTATACATGTTTAGCTACGCACTTTGTTGATGTTGCAATTTCCTCTTATGCAGATCAAATTTTGTTGATAAAGCAGATTTCGCTGAGTCTAATGCTGACTCTGACAAGTCAATTAAGCGTCTTATTGCAGCTGCTCAAGCAAAGAGAAACCATCTTGCTTCTGGTCAAGGAAATTCTGATGGCTCTTCTGCAGATAATGCTGTTCTTGCTTCCGCAGCGTATGGCTTGCCTGGACGAAGTCCTAGTCCTGTCTTTCACATTCCGTCTGCATCAAGAAATGCTATTTCAGAGGGTGACATCATGCAATCTCAAGATTCCATCTGTGAACCTGGTCATCGAGTTGATCTGAAAAAGCCAGCAGAAACTGACCATGAACATGAAAAGAGTCCAAAACCTAAGCAATCCAGCGGTTCACTGGGTGGTGGTACTGATGCAGCAATTGCACGTGATGCCCTGGAGGGAATGATAGAGACTCTGTCGAGGACAAAGGATAGTATAGGTCGTGCTACACGCCATGCAATCGAGTGCTCGAAACATGGCATTGCTGAAGAGGTACCCCCTGCACACCCACACTCACACATGCATTCATAGACACACACATTTTTCGATCATGTACATTCATTAATCCACATGCCATCAGCATTGCCTTTTCATCAGAAGCAAAGTACCCTTATTAATTAATTCATTATTTGTCGTCAGATTGTTGAGCTTCTCATAAGGAAAATCGAGAATGAGCCTAATTTACATCGCAAGGTTGATCTCCTTTTTCTTTTAGACTCCATAACACAGTGTTCTCACTCTCAGAAAGGTAAGTTCTCTTTGTATTATGTTGCACCAGTTCACAGAACTATGCGTTTCCTTAAGTCCAAGATTTAATTACCTGATTTCTGAATGCTTAGGCGTTGCTGGGGCTTCATATGTTCCCACTGTTCAAGCTGCATTACCTCGTCTTTTGAGTGCTGCTGCTCCACCTGTAGCTGGTGCTCGTGAAAACCGACGCCAGTGTCTCAAAGTACCAACTTTAATACTAATTTTTGAGTTGTTATTTCCACAGACAATTTTCATTTCTGTCCATTTGCTTTGTAGGTTTTAAGATTGTGGCTAGAGAGAAAGATTATGCCAGAAAATGTACTGCGAAAATACATGAATGACATAGAGGTGCCAAATGATAACACACACGCTGGTTTCCTGCTCAGGCGACCGTCCCGAGCTGAACGTTCTGTTGATGACCCTATTAGGGAGATGGATGACATGCTTGTTGATGAATATGGCAGGTATTTTGTGATCTGATAACTTATATACTCCCTTTGTCCTTTTTTGTTTGATGTTTTAGACTCCTTACAAGTTACAATTAAACCTGACCACCATTATATGGTTAAAACTCTCAGGGGAAGGtacagaactactccctccgttcctaaatatttgtctttatagacatttcaaatggactaccacattcggatgtatgtagacatattttagagtataaattcacctattttgctccgtatgtagtcatttgttgaaatatttagaaagacaaatatttaggaacggagggagtatgtactaGCTTTGTCATCGGAAGTTATTGCTCTATTAATTTAATATATAATACTAATAGGAATAGGAAGTTACATAAAGGCAATGGTCAAAGCCACATTTGGTTTTGGATACACAAGTCAAAACATAAAATAGAAAAAGAACGGAGAGCAGGGGGTACGTACTAGTAGCTTTGTAACACGGTATAACTTCCGTTTAATAAAACTCAGTATAATTGGTTTTATTTTGTGGCTGAAAGTTATAAGTTTGTACGATGGGTTTCTTAACAAATATTTTAAATCTATAATGAGTACCACTTAATGAACCACTTCAGAGCATCTCCAGAAGACTACATCCAATATAGGGCGAGCGAGTCCTTAACTCCTTAAATAATGCGAGATCACTGTTTGTGCTCTTCCACCAGCGGACTACCAATATCTCCACCCTATTTTCTTGTCTACACAGATAATGGCCAGTGGAATCCACCCATCATTGGGTCATAGTTTTTCCTTTACTTTTCACCCGCAGTGCCCATGCAGGAGCTCATGATGGTTGAGCTTGGAGACGGGTGGTGGATGGCAGATGGCGGTGGCGGGTGACCGAGGCAGGTGGTGCAGCAGAGGTGACTGAGGGGGCAGTGCGGGCGGCCGTGGCTTCGTTGGGGGAGGCGGGCGGCGGTGCAGTTGACATGATGTTATGGGCTTTGAGTTCTGTGCAACAGCCGTGTTGCAAGACCACAAGCCACAGCGGCAGTGGTGTGGGCTTGACAAGTGGGCATGCTCGCGGCCTTGTATGGGCATATGGGGAGGTATAGGATAGGTTATGTTAGAGGAAGTAAGAGTCGAGCAAATCAAGTTATATCCGTGTTGGGCCTGGCTGGGTCTTTTTAAGTTTAGGAAGATATAGTTATTTCTTTGGTCAAGAGTCTAGTTGTGATCTGGCTTGTGAATCAAGTCACTTGCCTAGATAAAGGCTATGTGTATTAATTACTGAACGAAGACTCAACAGGTCAACTAAGCTTCAGAGTGTCACTACCATGATGGTGATTAGGCCCTGTGATGGTTAGATGAGGTGAATACCCTACCCCTGGTCTTTGGACCCTTATCCCTATCAAGATCCATGACACATGAATCCGTTTCACTGATACTTTTCATTTTATAAGAAAGCTAGTAAACTCAGCAGTCTCTGTGTCGCATAGACAGATGCATGTTCTGCTCAAGACATAAATCAAGGAACTATGTTTTATAGTTACCTTGTTGCTGTTCTGTAAAATCATGTATGACCATATCCGTATCGTACTTGTAGTATTTTATGAGAATGTCAGTGCCACATGCTTTGACCACAGTAAGGCCCTTAGGTACTCTAGGGACCTTCATCTTGTTCCGATAATCCAAGTGCGCCAGCTGATTTTATTCACCTACCTCTGCTGGAACTTATGAAGTGGTGTTCCTTGAGATTTTTGTGGCCGTATGTGTGGTATCATCTTAATTCAACTCATTGCTGACATATGTTATATTTTTTTGTGTGGTTTGTGCAGTAATACAACTATTGAGTTCTCTGGAATATTATCATCAAATGTCTTTGTAAATGATGAGGATTTCCCTCGGATTGATGGGTCGTTGCCAGTTATTTCACTGCGAGTTGGAAGGGGTGGGATACAAGAAAGTGAAGAGATTATTGCTCCAAACTCTGTCGAGGAGCACGTGACGGTACTAGAAAGTGCAACTAGTGATGCTGTAATGGAAGATGCTTCAGTTTTACCAAGAAACATTCAACAGATAGAGGGATCTGCCCTCATTGAGCATGATTCTAAGCAGGAAGCAGGTTCAGAGGAGGCATTGACTAATCAGTACGAGCTTCCCCCTCTACCTGAGGGCCCTCCACCTCTTCCACTGGATTCACTACCTCCCCAGCCTTTACCTGAGGGCCCTCCACCTCTTCCATTGGATTCACCGCCTCCCCCACCTCCTTTGCCCCCTTCACCGCCACCTGCTACACCacctccgccgccaccaccacttTCACCATCTTcaccacctccaccgccacccCTGCCATCTGGACCACCTCCGCAGCCTGCTCCACCACCTCCTCATCCTTCAATCCCGCCACCTGTTCTGTCATCTCCATCATCACTAGGTTATCAGCATGCCATGCCAGAATATTTTAGGCCTCCCAATGTAATTGTTTTTTCAACATACTTTATTTAGCAGGTCCTGTTGTGTTCTTGGTTTAATAATAAAGATTTTTGGATGCAGGGTAACCAACTAACGGGAAATTCATCAATTCAAGGTGTTGGAAATACGCCGAACTTTATGCCTGCTGTACCAGTGAATGCACAAGCTCCAGTTAATTATGCCCCATCATTGCCACCGGAttatggaagcaacaatatctttcTGCCACAGCAAGCTTCTAATGGTAATTACCAGTTTCAGCCTGGTGTATCTTTTCATCAAGGGGCTTTCAGTGCTTTCCCGTCGGCACAAACACCACCAGTTCACCCCCACAATCATCACACACACATGAACCCCATGGGCCAACAATCTGTACCACCTCCATGCAATTCTTATGGTGTACAGCCCTTTCCAAATAGTCAAAGCCAGTATTCATCGGAAGAACAGTGGCGAATGACATCTGGTAACTTCAGTCCAGATGACCAGCATAATACTTGGTTACCAGGCGGCAGATCACTATCTTGTTCAGATGGGTCATTCATGCAGGATGGTATGTTTGCCTGTAACCTGGTTTATGTATCTTATATTTGAGAAACATGAGACGATAATGATTCACTTTTCTGATAGGATATCCGAGGTCGAACATTGACAGGTCTTCAATGAATCAAATGAGTCATCAACATGCTGTACTTAACCATTTGCCGTCTGGAGCACCACATCCAGGTTTGTGGCTTCTTAAAGTTCACATTGTCACTAATTTCTCTTTCTGATAGCTTGTGCATTCAAATGAATCTTAATGAAGCTTACTAAGATCATTGATAACCAGATACCATGTACCCCATTGTGCTGTGATGCCTCCTTGTCAGCTAATCTTGTGAATTTCGTTAAATAACCATTTCATGTATATAAGCTATATCTTTCCTTTTTTTTAAATCCTTTTGTTTCTATTCTTGTTTTTTGACAGGCCATGTTGTTCCTCACATGCTGCCAGCGAAGCCTGATATTCATGCACTTAATTGCTGGAGGCCTTCTGGATGAACCTGTATAATTAACTCTGCGGTAATATCCTCTCTGTTGATACTTTGTATCACTTTTCTTATTTGTCTCTTTGTTATCTTCACTGATCTTTAGATTAGTTGTCTACGACACTTCCATCTATCTAGTACTGCAGTTGAGTTGACTTCTCAGTTCTTCACATACAGGTTTTGACATGGGAAATTGGAGACGTTGGTAAATGGGGATTCAACAAGAGGTGCTTATGTTAGCCTGTTCTGCGATGAGGATGCACTTTTGCCTGGGGAGTAATGATGAGATCTGATGTTAGTAATTGGAATGGACATTTTACATTGTAATTAGTCTTGACAGCAGCATCCAGCAGACTAATCTCTCTTAGTGTAAGCGCATGTTTTACATGAGACAAGTACTCTTGTTCATTTAGATGTTGCTTTTGGTGTGTTTCTTTGAGGAGTGCAAACTGCGGTTAATGTATTTTGCCCAGACGGTGTGTTAGACATAAGTATCAGTTCTTATAGTAAAATATTGGGAACTTATATATACAAGGGCATACTGATGGTATCTATGGCGCTTTCTGCAGTTTGCTGTTGTGCCTACTGTACAACACATATCAAGTTTCACGTAGACAAATCTAAGTGAAAACAAAAAAGCTAAAGTACTGTGCTTACTCTTGTTCTCTATGCACTGCGACTTTGCACTTTAGATAAAATTATATATATCTCCTACCCAGTTATGTGTTAGCAGACAAGGCTAAAACTATGGGTTTATGCGGACATCATTTGAGTTTCCATAGATTGGTTGATATTGCTGTATGCTGGTATTCATTTCCTGGAAATTATCTGCTGCCCTATTGGGCGTTTGTGATGAATTTTGAGCCATTCAATTGTTATTTATAGTTCCATGGATGCATTGCATGCAGTATAGTACAGATATGCCCAATTTGTCCACACCTTAGACCTCCTGCagtgggagtatcatagctagtatcatgcatgccaaatAAGCATTTTtggtgaggtggcatagaattaaatgaagaaagagaggattgagtatcatatcatgacaccatatcataataaatgctatgctactactccctccgttcctaaatacttgtctttctaggcatttcaacaagtgactacatacggagtaaaatgagtgaatctacactctaaaatatgtctacatacatccgtatgtgatattcatttgaaatgcctagaaagacaagtatttaggaacggagggagtatatgtcatgcatggcaataaataaggtCATCTaagatactaatctatgatacaaTGCATTGTGGAGGTAGTATCATATGTATGATACTAACTTCCGATACTACCCACTGCGGGAGGTCTTGTTATCACCAATATTAAATAAGCACCTTTCCATGCAATGCTTGTCTTTTTTTCATTTTCTAGTCTATATTTCCGATATATTGGCCCTTCAAATTCTGTGTGCATGTATGATATATACTGCATACATTTCAAATAGTGCATCTTGCTCTTGAAGAAATGAATGTGGGGTGCCCATAGGGACAGTAAATATGTATTTGTTTCCTAAAAAGATGCACTAGTTATAACTCCTGTACAAAATTGGTCTTCAGTTATCTAGTCTAAGTAAACAGTGCAAATTTACAGTACAACTTGCATTGAGAGAAGTAGTTTAATGAAAATAAAATAGGCatacaaggtactccctccgtcccataatataagaacatgttttcttatattatgggactgagggagtagATTCTTAGTTTTGAAGTGGCAATATGTGTTCCTGGTGTTCTTATgtgattcataaccatggaaaacTGATCTTTTAGAAGTATATAAATCAGTGAGAAACTGGGAATTATGAAACTTTAGAAATTCTGCCATGTATCTTCTGATTTTGTCCTGCTGAAAATTTCCTGTGATGAGCATTATTTCCAATTAATATTGTGGTTATTTTCCAGTGGACTTTCAAGTATTTTTGTATTCGTACGAAGTGGGTAGTTGGTACTGGGTAGTTAAAAAGGACAGCAAATTGACTGAATCCTGGGAGTTATAAAATTTAGGAACTGTAGTGTGTGTCTTCATGCTTCAGATCTGATTTTTGTGCTGTTCTATTTTCCCATGATGTATATTGACTTTGTCATAGTATTTTTTATTCCCGCGAAGTTGGTAGCGGGTGCTGGGTACTATTATCCCAGTGATACACAGATTTGTCTAAATTCTGTACACAGTTGCTCCTTCCAGTTTATATGTGCAAATTGAAAATAGATATTCTTTTTCTTCATTTGTCAAATTATACATGTCAAGTTGCAGAAAGATTATTAAACTGTGACAATATTTTATGTTTTGAGTATTAATTTGTTGAATATAATTCTGTAGTCTGTGGAGTGATTGATTTGAGTATGTTTTGACTGACTTGTTTCTGAGTGATCCTTTGAACTTCTTGAACACTAGAATTGCTGCTTTCATTTTTATGTATGCAAAAAGGAAATATACATCCTCTTTTTTAGGTCAAATTTGTTACATGTATCCATGTAAGATTAGTTGAAGCTTCAAGAGTACTTTGGTTCGTGTGCGTATGATTTCTGTAGTCTGGGGAACGAATGGTGTGAACATGTCCAGTGCTGTCTTATTCGTATTTAAGGCATTAATCCAAGGTTCTTTGTTTGGTCTCTTTTAATTCGGTGGCTGCACTACTTGCTGATTTTAGGGTTACAGCAATTGAAAATTCGTTTCTCAGCCTGAAATATAGTTTCATAATTGATCACTGGTCGACTAGAGTTTATTTAGCTTAAAATCTGGTTGGCTGCAAGGCTGCCAGCTGATCATTGCACACGCCTTTTATGGCTGGACTGCTTATGGGTATGGGTGATTTTGCATGTATGTGCTACATTGTCTGAAAAATTACCCTGTCTGACTAAAATTTCTGTTGATATGGCAGGTCTGGAAACTATACAAGTCGGCGGCGTGCGTCATGATGTGGTTGCGATGGCTGTTACCTGTTGGTGGAGTTGAGGGGAGCTCGTGTGGTGAGTCGAGTGTTTTCTTTTTACCTGAGGGGATGGATGTTGAGTGCTTAGTTTGTAGAGGTAAGCCTCAATGAAGAATTGTACA
Protein-coding regions in this window:
- the LOC123165354 gene encoding ENHANCER OF AG-4 protein 2 isoform X1 gives rise to the protein MAPAAKRGAKGTKWNRDPQLGDLVLAKVKGYPFWPAKVSRPEDWNQEPTPRKFFVLFFGTKEIAFVGLQDLQLFTEEVKNDLVNQAREKRFPKRHAKGLEEALVEICKAYDELPKSSEIANDVLPDRTLDMSEKPTESLVKPPDDGETPRVEQMEVDCSVDNLNTLRHGSGTEENVKDAGHDRKDIVPAVINRKKPVEKDSDHPKKKKPVTSKSATNMHLEQMEVDSSVDNLNNLRHGSGTEENVKDGGHDRKDTFPTVTNRKKSVEKNSDHPKKNKPVTSKSAINMHLEQARSPTSLFSGRETEDQKVGKEGHPTEGMLLDPTVEIVCALEVPKKEKPKMQLKTADREENKHVDGTGISGRTTPEALPGTVPTNSADKESGGFKKLKPMKQSLMDKSQRRCPDKVMLDKPNKQLTVKSPVVLSSNKKSLPGSGQRKPEGSTDMRPAKRPKLVDRANETVKTGAKSELRLPADNGKDNSVKNEKSTSVGARNNTFPETVTADGRTRKSGVVVSPLPRPHSERMEQAPGSATKLTGFDTAKKGSSTREDGSRVGRPLAQPRRRACRFDDDEEEEQRTPPHKTVAKSISTHVTPTDKTHQTGIRGIPSSQVGNVSAKKSGLAREEKPRSVGRSPVKHEPIYSPSQGKVHARPQMTGRKSATISVDTSSALGNKINPADRKSNDQLKNPGSSEVKKPQGSSSKVVQQTSGNSHSQSHATLEKNVLLSKSENAKVKAKPSTQIAMTAENRLSATLSDERSGKLDHSKEDRSNFVDKADFAESNADSDKSIKRLIAAAQAKRNHLASGQGNSDGSSADNAVLASAAYGLPGRSPSPVFHIPSASRNAISEGDIMQSQDSICEPGHRVDLKKPAETDHEHEKSPKPKQSSGSLGGGTDAAIARDALEGMIETLSRTKDSIGRATRHAIECSKHGIAEEIVELLIRKIENEPNLHRKVDLLFLLDSITQCSHSQKGVAGASYVPTVQAALPRLLSAAAPPVAGARENRRQCLKVLRLWLERKIMPENVLRKYMNDIEVPNDNTHAGFLLRRPSRAERSVDDPIREMDDMLVDEYGSNTTIEFSGILSSNVFVNDEDFPRIDGSLPVISLRVGRGGIQESEEIIAPNSVEEHVTVLESATSDAVMEDASVLPRNIQQIEGSALIEHDSKQEAGSEEALTNQYELPPLPEGPPPLPLDSLPPQPLPEGPPPLPLDSPPPPPPLPPSPPPATPPPPPPPLSPSSPPPPPPLPSGPPPQPAPPPPHPSIPPPVLSSPSSLGYQHAMPEYFRPPNGNQLTGNSSIQGVGNTPNFMPAVPVNAQAPVNYAPSLPPDYGSNNIFLPQQASNGNYQFQPGVSFHQGAFSAFPSAQTPPVHPHNHHTHMNPMGQQSVPPPCNSYGVQPFPNSQSQYSSEEQWRMTSGNFSPDDQHNTWLPGGRSLSCSDGSFMQDGYPRSNIDRSSMNQMSHQHAVLNHLPSGAPHPGHVVPHMLPAKPDIHALNCWRPSG
- the LOC123165354 gene encoding ENHANCER OF AG-4 protein 2 isoform X2, coding for MLKQDEGHEQNQRQLWRGIEVSRPEDWNQEPTPRKFFVLFFGTKEIAFVGLQDLQLFTEEVKNDLVNQAREKRFPKRHAKGLEEALVEICKAYDELPKSSEIANDVLPDRTLDMSEKPTESLVKPPDDGETPRVEQMEVDCSVDNLNTLRHGSGTEENVKDAGHDRKDIVPAVINRKKPVEKDSDHPKKKKPVTSKSATNMHLEQMEVDSSVDNLNNLRHGSGTEENVKDGGHDRKDTFPTVTNRKKSVEKNSDHPKKNKPVTSKSAINMHLEQARSPTSLFSGRETEDQKVGKEGHPTEGMLLDPTVEIVCALEVPKKEKPKMQLKTADREENKHVDGTGISGRTTPEALPGTVPTNSADKESGGFKKLKPMKQSLMDKSQRRCPDKVMLDKPNKQLTVKSPVVLSSNKKSLPGSGQRKPEGSTDMRPAKRPKLVDRANETVKTGAKSELRLPADNGKDNSVKNEKSTSVGARNNTFPETVTADGRTRKSGVVVSPLPRPHSERMEQAPGSATKLTGFDTAKKGSSTREDGSRVGRPLAQPRRRACRFDDDEEEEQRTPPHKTVAKSISTHVTPTDKTHQTGIRGIPSSQVGNVSAKKSGLAREEKPRSVGRSPVKHEPIYSPSQGKVHARPQMTGRKSATISVDTSSALGNKINPADRKSNDQLKNPGSSEVKKPQGSSSKVVQQTSGNSHSQSHATLEKNVLLSKSENAKVKAKPSTQIAMTAENRLSATLSDERSGKLDHSKEDRSNFVDKADFAESNADSDKSIKRLIAAAQAKRNHLASGQGNSDGSSADNAVLASAAYGLPGRSPSPVFHIPSASRNAISEGDIMQSQDSICEPGHRVDLKKPAETDHEHEKSPKPKQSSGSLGGGTDAAIARDALEGMIETLSRTKDSIGRATRHAIECSKHGIAEEIVELLIRKIENEPNLHRKVDLLFLLDSITQCSHSQKGVAGASYVPTVQAALPRLLSAAAPPVAGARENRRQCLKVLRLWLERKIMPENVLRKYMNDIEVPNDNTHAGFLLRRPSRAERSVDDPIREMDDMLVDEYGSNTTIEFSGILSSNVFVNDEDFPRIDGSLPVISLRVGRGGIQESEEIIAPNSVEEHVTVLESATSDAVMEDASVLPRNIQQIEGSALIEHDSKQEAGSEEALTNQYELPPLPEGPPPLPLDSLPPQPLPEGPPPLPLDSPPPPPPLPPSPPPATPPPPPPPLSPSSPPPPPPLPSGPPPQPAPPPPHPSIPPPVLSSPSSLGYQHAMPEYFRPPNGNQLTGNSSIQGVGNTPNFMPAVPVNAQAPVNYAPSLPPDYGSNNIFLPQQASNGNYQFQPGVSFHQGAFSAFPSAQTPPVHPHNHHTHMNPMGQQSVPPPCNSYGVQPFPNSQSQYSSEEQWRMTSGNFSPDDQHNTWLPGGRSLSCSDGSFMQDGYPRSNIDRSSMNQMSHQHAVLNHLPSGAPHPGHVVPHMLPAKPDIHALNCWRPSG